The DNA segment ATAACGGTATCCCGGATATCACAAAAATTGACCCGATGATATTCTCCTTCCCGCAGAACGATTATTTCCAGGTCGGAAAGCATATCGGCAAAGCTTTCGCTGCCGGGAAGAGCATAAAAAAATAGCATGATATATCAATTTAATTTTTAACTTTTAAATATTTTATAGAGTCTTTTGAGTCTTTTATTCGAGGTTACTATGCGGGTAGAAGTAGACAAGGATCTCCCAAAAACGTAAAAGGGCCTAAAAAATAAAAGAGGATGACGCGTTATTACCGCGTCATGGACCGCCTGAACAGCGGTATCGCTATTCCCAGCGTCACTATGCCGAATCCTACCAGTATGGCGATCTCCGGGAATATGTCGCTTACGCCAGCATCAAGTATCATGACCTTTCGCATCGCGTCTGCCGCATATGTGATCGGTATGATCTGGGATATCCACTGCATGAACCAGGGCATCTGCTGTATCGGGAAGAATACGCCCGACAGGAACATCATCGGGAACTGCAGCAAGGACATGAGCAGCATCGCGGTCTCTTCGTCCGCCGCCAGCGCCGTCATGACTATGCCCAGGCCTATGAAGCTGAACACGCCCAGTATCAGTATCATGAGCGCGAGCGGGATGCTTCCGTGAATAGTGACGCCAAAGAATATTACGGCCAACACCATCACGACGAAGCCCTGCAGGATACCGCGGATCGTTTGGGCCATTGTCTTACCGATTATTATCGATATCTGGTTAATCGGGGCGGCAAGGATACCGTCGAAGGTGCCTATCTCCTTTTCGTGGGAAATGGCCCGGGGGATACCGGTCATGGCACCGAGCATGACTATCATGATCAGCAAGCCCGGAGCTACGAAGCTAAAGTAGTTGGTCTCGCCGGGTATCGTACCCTTTACCTCAACGTTATACGGATGTATCACAGCCAGCGGATTAACGGTCATATTCGCCTTTGCGCTCAGCATGCCCACGGCCGATGCGGCCTGTATGCTGCCGAGCCCGCTGATAGCTCCGCTGGCGACTCCCTGTATCTGGGCAGCTACCTGCGGGTTACTCTTATCCACGAATACGGTCATGTTGGCCTGTTTACCTGAAGAGAGATCTTTCGAGAAATCCTCAGGTATGACTATGGCCCCGTATAGTTCTCCTCTGGTAATGCTTGTCTTCGCTTCTTCCAGGCTCATGCCCTGCTTGAAGTCCATATAATGGTCCTTTTCGTTGAGCATGACCAGTTGATCGATAAACCGGGCGGCATCGGCACCGTTATCCATATCGACTATGGCTACGGGCATGTCCGTCTGTATGCTGCCGGACGGGAATATGAAGCCGGTCATGAAGAGCATGAAGAACGGGAATATGAACATGAACAGCAGGCCTACGCGGTTCCTGGCGAACTCGAGCAGGTCCTTGTGGGTTATGAAATAGCTGTCTTTAATTATCTTTTTAACTCCCATGATGATCACCTCGCCCTCGCTTTAGGTGCCCTGAAGGGACCGTGGCGTCCTGTCTTGGGCTTCTCGTTGGCCTGATCCCTCATTTCCTTGCCGGTCACGTGCAGGAATACGTCCTCAAGTGTCGGCTCCCTCGTATTGATCAAGGTTATGTTGCCCCCGTCGTGCCTTATGGTATCCATCACGCGGTCAAGCGCGTCATTCCCGTGAGCGCTTATTCTGATATCGTGGGCATCCGGCTGTATTATCGCTGATACGCAATCCAGTGACTGGACCTTTGTTATCAGCGAAGGAGTAATGTTCGGTATCCTCATGTCGAATATCGTGGTATCTGCATCCTTCACCAGTCTCTTAAGGTTATCGGGGGTATCCAGCGCGACTATCTTACCGTGATCTATGATAGCTATCTTATGGCACAATACCTCCGCCTCCATCATCGCATGGGTCGTAAGGATGACTGTGGTGCCATTCTTGTTAATCTCCCTGATCAGCTCCCTTATGGATAGCGTGGTCTGTGGGTCAAGGCCGAGCGTCGGCTCATCCAT comes from the Methanooceanicella nereidis genome and includes:
- a CDS encoding ABC transporter permease, which gives rise to MGVKKIIKDSYFITHKDLLEFARNRVGLLFMFIFPFFMLFMTGFIFPSGSIQTDMPVAIVDMDNGADAARFIDQLVMLNEKDHYMDFKQGMSLEEAKTSITRGELYGAIVIPEDFSKDLSSGKQANMTVFVDKSNPQVAAQIQGVASGAISGLGSIQAASAVGMLSAKANMTVNPLAVIHPYNVEVKGTIPGETNYFSFVAPGLLIMIVMLGAMTGIPRAISHEKEIGTFDGILAAPINQISIIIGKTMAQTIRGILQGFVVMVLAVIFFGVTIHGSIPLALMILILGVFSFIGLGIVMTALAADEETAMLLMSLLQFPMMFLSGVFFPIQQMPWFMQWISQIIPITYAADAMRKVMILDAGVSDIFPEIAILVGFGIVTLGIAIPLFRRSMTR
- a CDS encoding ABC transporter ATP-binding protein codes for the protein MTGQYAIEVQNLTKKFGNFTAVNDISFNVDQNEIFGFLGPNGAGKSTTIRMLCTLAQPTSGSAKVSGHDLKKEANKVRENIGLVSEKMIMYERLTAAENLRFFGNLYEMPKQKIEDKIDELLALVNMTEWRDTQIGKYSTGMRQRINVVRALLTEPKIIFMDEPTLGLDPQTTLSIRELIREINKNGTTVILTTHAMMEAEVLCHKIAIIDHGKIVALDTPDNLKRLVKDADTTIFDMRIPNITPSLITKVQSLDCVSAIIQPDAHDIRISAHGNDALDRVMDTIRHDGGNITLINTREPTLEDVFLHVTGKEMRDQANEKPKTGRHGPFRAPKARAR